A single genomic interval of Aegicerativicinus sediminis harbors:
- a CDS encoding DUF6090 family protein, whose amino-acid sequence MQQIKSQQIIRYLLYALGEIILVVIGILIALQINDWNQTRLDRKKEVNYLEEIRNNLVSDSIDIREVIAFNEKKIKFFQDSIPQLFSKDSRPEKLIKVLARNFLKIVQYNIPRINSTAFDNLKSVENLAIIENEELRNSLVSYYNISTEGLEERIKQKTRNLTDYVSPKLTTYESIKDALKLDSNFPKNDQLDYKKDQQLFVYLFETIPLSEGVIETCNYLLSEIERLLEQINQEINYLEK is encoded by the coding sequence ATGCAACAAATAAAATCCCAGCAAATTATAAGGTATCTACTTTATGCCCTAGGTGAAATTATTTTGGTGGTTATCGGTATTCTAATAGCTCTGCAGATTAACGATTGGAATCAAACAAGGTTAGATCGAAAAAAGGAAGTCAATTATCTCGAAGAAATCAGAAATAATTTAGTGTCCGACTCCATCGATATTAGAGAGGTAATCGCGTTCAACGAAAAAAAAATTAAATTTTTCCAAGATTCAATCCCACAGCTCTTTTCAAAAGATAGTAGGCCTGAAAAACTGATTAAGGTTTTGGCAAGAAACTTTCTGAAAATTGTTCAATATAACATTCCACGTATTAATTCTACAGCTTTTGACAATTTGAAATCGGTGGAAAATTTGGCCATCATTGAAAATGAAGAATTACGCAATAGCCTCGTGTCCTACTATAATATATCCACTGAAGGCTTAGAAGAACGCATAAAACAGAAAACCCGCAATTTAACAGATTATGTTTCTCCAAAATTAACAACCTATGAATCCATCAAAGACGCGTTAAAACTGGATTCAAATTTTCCTAAGAATGATCAGCTAGATTATAAAAAAGACCAACAACTATTTGTGTATTTATTTGAAACAATTCCTTTATCAGAGGGTGTTATAGAAACTTGCAATTATTTGCTTAGTGAGATTGAAAGGCTTCTTGAACAGATTAATCAAGAAATTAATTACCTCGAAAAGTGA
- a CDS encoding arylsulfatase encodes MAKQVLNPLLLSIVLLFPFLHSYGQSEQPPNILLIVADDLGYADLGCFGSDIETPNIDQLAEEGTIYTNYYSMPSCAPTRASLLTGVDNHLAGVGCQFYRQEHKWGYEGYLTDRVKTIPEVLKTVGYQTYMAGKWHLGKKDYQNPQAKGFDNSFVLLQGAGSHYSNVGIQNNDPVSIYTNNGKPSDWPKGAYSTQVYTDSLIKYIKDGAVKRQPFFAFAAYTSPHWPLQVDEAYWKKYEGRYDEGYIKLRERNLQRLKIAGIISDNHQLPPLHPNIAPWDSLSPMKRKIEARKMELYAGMVDNLDYHVGRLIKVLKDMGEYENTVIVFVSDNGAAAENFYYRPGFMELLQKEYSDKYEDMGTPISFVSYDKEWAEAGSAPFRYHKQYSYEGGLRVPMIIKLPNSNRKGQKVKEFMKLTDWAPTFYEIAGVKKSFQELTGTSRNYTGKSALPYMVGATEKIHASDEIWSIEHALRSMIRQGDWKLVQSFRPTDNREFELYNLKNDPMESQDVSGQYPDVKKRLIALWHQGQSDMQILDNYDD; translated from the coding sequence ATGGCCAAACAGGTTTTAAATCCCCTTCTCCTTAGCATTGTTTTATTATTCCCATTCCTTCACTCCTATGGTCAATCTGAACAACCACCAAATATTTTATTGATTGTGGCAGATGACTTAGGTTATGCTGATCTAGGTTGTTTTGGTAGTGACATTGAAACACCAAATATTGATCAGTTAGCCGAAGAGGGAACCATTTATACCAATTATTATTCCATGCCCTCCTGTGCGCCCACCAGAGCATCTCTTCTTACAGGAGTTGACAACCATTTGGCTGGTGTTGGGTGTCAATTTTATCGACAAGAACATAAATGGGGTTATGAGGGGTATCTTACCGACCGTGTTAAAACAATCCCGGAAGTATTAAAAACTGTGGGGTACCAAACTTATATGGCAGGAAAATGGCATTTAGGAAAAAAAGATTATCAAAACCCACAAGCCAAAGGATTCGATAATTCATTTGTTCTCCTCCAAGGGGCGGGGAGTCATTACAGTAATGTAGGAATACAAAATAATGATCCTGTTTCTATTTACACGAACAATGGGAAACCTTCAGATTGGCCAAAAGGTGCTTACTCTACCCAAGTTTATACAGATTCACTTATAAAATACATTAAAGATGGGGCGGTAAAACGACAACCATTCTTTGCCTTTGCAGCCTATACTTCGCCTCATTGGCCTCTACAAGTAGATGAGGCTTATTGGAAAAAATATGAAGGTCGATATGACGAAGGGTACATTAAACTAAGAGAAAGAAATTTGCAGAGACTCAAAATCGCCGGAATTATCTCAGATAATCACCAATTACCTCCCCTTCACCCAAATATAGCCCCTTGGGATTCTTTATCACCCATGAAAAGAAAAATTGAAGCGCGAAAAATGGAACTTTATGCCGGAATGGTAGACAATCTGGATTATCATGTTGGAAGGCTTATTAAAGTTTTGAAGGATATGGGTGAATATGAAAACACAGTAATTGTGTTTGTAAGTGATAATGGTGCGGCTGCTGAAAATTTTTATTATAGACCCGGTTTCATGGAGCTTCTTCAAAAAGAATATTCAGATAAGTATGAAGATATGGGAACCCCAATCTCCTTTGTTTCCTATGACAAAGAATGGGCGGAAGCAGGTTCGGCCCCATTTCGATATCACAAACAATATTCCTATGAAGGAGGCTTAAGAGTGCCAATGATTATCAAATTACCTAATTCCAACAGAAAAGGACAAAAGGTGAAGGAATTTATGAAACTGACCGACTGGGCACCCACCTTCTATGAAATTGCAGGGGTTAAAAAATCATTTCAAGAGCTAACGGGAACATCTAGAAATTATACTGGCAAAAGTGCTTTACCGTATATGGTTGGTGCGACCGAAAAGATCCATGCAAGCGATGAAATATGGTCCATTGAACATGCCCTACGATCGATGATTCGTCAAGGAGATTGGAAATTGGTTCAATCATTTCGTCCTACAGACAATAGGGAATTCGAATTATATAATTTGAAAAATGACCCTATGGAAAGCCAGGATGTTAGTGGCCAATATCCCGATGTGAAAAAACGTCTGATTGCATTATGGCACCAAGGACAATCGGATATGCAAATCCTGGATAATTATGACGATTAA
- a CDS encoding DinB family protein has product MRNIYGKLAALFLFPIIVYSQRANEQLPFREISDYPEVYSAESVVTRLIEGLGFRFYWATETIKDEDLLYKPSESGRSFGDTVNHIYSLSNVILNGVLSQPNSGSAEELSFEAKRKAVLLNLQKAIDVINEGKKLDEMKTVFPSSNGTNEFPFWNQINGPISDAIWHCGQLVVMRRASGNPIPSGPSFFNGKVRQ; this is encoded by the coding sequence ATGCGCAACATTTATGGTAAACTAGCAGCACTATTCCTGTTTCCAATTATTGTATATTCTCAAAGGGCTAACGAACAACTGCCTTTTAGGGAAATTTCGGATTATCCTGAAGTCTATTCCGCTGAATCCGTTGTCACAAGACTTATTGAAGGGCTTGGATTTCGTTTTTATTGGGCAACAGAAACTATAAAGGATGAAGATTTGTTATATAAGCCTAGCGAAAGTGGGAGATCTTTTGGGGATACAGTCAACCATATTTATAGTTTATCTAATGTAATTTTGAATGGTGTTTTGAGTCAGCCTAATTCAGGATCTGCGGAAGAATTATCTTTTGAAGCCAAGCGTAAAGCAGTTCTCCTAAATCTTCAAAAAGCTATTGATGTTATTAATGAAGGTAAAAAACTGGATGAGATGAAGACTGTATTTCCAAGTTCAAATGGAACTAATGAATTCCCATTTTGGAATCAAATTAATGGACCTATTTCAGATGCCATCTGGCATTGTGGTCAATTGGTTGTTATGCGGAGAGCATCTGGAAATCCTATTCCTTCTGGTCCTAGTTTTTTCAATGGTAAAGTAAGACAGTAA
- a CDS encoding DUF6090 family protein has translation MISNNKITKYLIYAIGELFLVVLGILIALQINKWNDNRVSKKEAQKLYVNLKRDLQDDIEQLDFNIVQTQERNVRIDSIISILASPDDSKLPQFMRYQIGLIYDNYFSTSRSTFDEAVASGKINLIAVDSIRKKLFQYYALNSNNRNNDNSNFYVTNQLILPIITKEIFATQQGIQVMFQKSFDLPPIDLNELAKNQSYFQALIYAKSDGMQIEEWIMYKKMSQGLINSIDKLADRNE, from the coding sequence ATGATTAGCAACAACAAAATCACCAAATACCTTATTTATGCCATAGGAGAATTATTTTTGGTGGTTTTGGGGATATTGATTGCTTTGCAGATCAACAAATGGAACGATAATAGGGTTTCAAAAAAAGAGGCTCAAAAACTGTATGTAAATTTAAAAAGGGATCTACAGGATGATATTGAACAGTTAGACTTCAATATTGTCCAAACCCAAGAACGAAATGTTCGGATAGATAGCATCATTAGCATATTGGCATCTCCAGACGATAGCAAACTTCCACAATTTATGCGTTACCAAATAGGCTTGATTTATGATAATTATTTCAGTACTTCTAGATCAACTTTTGATGAAGCAGTCGCATCTGGAAAAATCAATCTGATTGCAGTTGATAGTATTAGAAAAAAGCTGTTTCAATATTATGCTTTGAATTCGAATAACAGAAATAATGATAATTCAAATTTTTACGTCACGAATCAGTTGATTTTACCCATCATTACGAAAGAAATATTTGCAACTCAGCAGGGAATCCAAGTTATGTTCCAAAAGTCGTTTGACCTACCTCCGATAGACCTAAATGAATTGGCAAAAAACCAATCATACTTTCAGGCTTTAATCTATGCCAAATCTGATGGAATGCAGATTGAAGAATGGATTATGTATAAAAAAATGTCCCAAGGCTTAATTAATTCTATCGATAAGCTTGCGGATAGAAATGAGTGA
- a CDS encoding DUF1206 domain-containing protein: protein MSSHKKTFARLGMAAKGAVYCIIGILTAMAAFGQGGQKAGSTGALQYLTKQPFGQALIILMGLGLLGYVFWRFYQTFANPKNLSNDFKGYAMRVAYFISGLLYGGLAVYAFKLAFSGGSSSSSSLTSTLLSGSNGDTIALIVGIGTGIKAIYDLYRAYSGKYREEVQETGMNSKEQKLLINSGKFGHTARGIVFALMAYLTIRSGLNSSNNISTQTDAFSYIQNEFGSIALGFVAIGLIGYGIYMFIKAKYPSIAVR from the coding sequence ATGAGTTCTCATAAAAAAACTTTCGCCAGATTAGGTATGGCGGCTAAAGGTGCTGTGTATTGCATAATAGGAATATTAACCGCTATGGCAGCCTTTGGACAAGGCGGTCAAAAAGCTGGTAGTACGGGGGCACTTCAATATCTGACAAAGCAACCATTCGGTCAGGCTCTAATAATTTTGATGGGATTGGGACTTCTAGGATATGTATTTTGGAGATTTTACCAAACCTTTGCCAATCCTAAAAACCTAAGTAACGATTTTAAGGGTTATGCAATGAGAGTCGCCTACTTTATTAGTGGTCTGCTTTATGGTGGATTGGCAGTTTATGCTTTTAAATTGGCATTTTCAGGAGGCTCTAGCAGCAGCTCCTCCCTAACATCGACTTTATTATCCGGATCAAATGGAGATACCATTGCACTGATAGTAGGTATAGGAACAGGCATTAAAGCCATCTATGACTTATACCGAGCTTACTCCGGTAAATACAGGGAAGAAGTGCAGGAAACAGGAATGAACAGCAAAGAACAAAAGTTATTGATAAATTCAGGAAAATTCGGTCATACCGCTAGGGGTATTGTTTTTGCATTAATGGCATATTTAACAATAAGGTCAGGCCTAAACTCAAGCAACAACATTAGCACCCAAACAGACGCATTTAGTTATATACAAAATGAATTTGGTTCCATTGCCTTAGGATTCGTTGCAATTGGATTGATAGGTTATGGTATTTATATGTTTATTAAAGCAAAATACCCTTCTATTGCCGTAAGATGA
- a CDS encoding DUF6090 family protein, whose amino-acid sequence MSRLLRYFKWQSFNMGKTGNYIKYALGEIILVVIGILIALQINNWNNYRNERKKELNYLREIKTNLKSDSLKLRQVINFNEMKQAVYDTIIRSYDLNNPPKNLNIYVRQLIPVIAEFDMYSINSIAFKNMNSADNISIISNLELRQKLTSYYSTDPESVQEKIKLKTRELTAYLSPKIITNEGIKQFYGFENALPSISANDFRKDEIIFGFISEAKAMMTNQTIDCNDRLEKIEKLKDLLDSEIGKLE is encoded by the coding sequence GTGAGCAGGTTATTGCGTTATTTCAAGTGGCAATCCTTTAATATGGGCAAAACAGGAAATTATATAAAATACGCTTTAGGAGAAATTATATTGGTGGTCATTGGTATTTTAATTGCCCTTCAAATAAATAATTGGAACAATTATAGAAATGAACGGAAAAAGGAATTGAACTATTTAAGGGAAATTAAGACCAATCTTAAATCCGACTCTTTAAAACTTAGGCAGGTCATTAATTTCAATGAAATGAAACAAGCGGTTTACGATACAATTATTAGAAGTTACGATCTTAATAATCCTCCTAAAAATCTCAATATTTATGTTCGCCAGCTGATACCAGTTATCGCAGAGTTTGATATGTATTCTATAAATTCAATTGCATTTAAGAATATGAATTCGGCAGATAACATAAGCATTATTTCCAACTTAGAATTGCGTCAAAAATTAACCTCATATTATTCAACAGACCCTGAATCTGTTCAAGAAAAAATAAAACTGAAAACCAGAGAATTGACGGCCTATTTAAGTCCAAAAATAATTACAAATGAAGGCATAAAACAATTTTATGGGTTTGAAAATGCCTTACCATCAATTTCTGCAAATGATTTCAGAAAAGATGAAATTATATTTGGTTTCATCAGTGAGGCCAAGGCAATGATGACGAACCAGACTATTGATTGTAATGATAGGCTTGAAAAAATAGAAAAACTTAAAGATCTTCTCGATTCAGAAATAGGAAAGCTAGAATAA
- a CDS encoding S41 family peptidase, giving the protein MKRMLTTAIGILIAFNSFSQNSTINTENTRLLAQPAISDSQIAFIYAEDLWVANKDGSNPKRLTIDKGVEGSPVFSPDGKTIAFSASYDGNNDVFVIPSSGGIPKRLTFHPGPDLVRDFTPDGKSVLFGSQRKVFTNRHIQLFTVSVDGGKITQLPIPRAFWAAYNKDGSKIAYTPAYEAFNQWKHYRGGTESKIWIFDTKTYDVVEIPKPQGGANDTRPQWVGDKVYFKSDRDGEFNLYSYDLNSKTVSRHTNYKDFPVLDFASNGSELLFQQAGYLHTLNPNTDATQQLKIGIATDLLELRPRFVSGKRYIRSGSVSPTAARIVVDFRGDVVTVPAEKGDTDNITNTPGVHEKEPTWSPDGKTIAYFSDETGEYALHLYDQNEQTATKKIPLNGAGFYANIHWSPDSKKLAFVDNSRSLYFHNRETNKTTKVASDVLYTPGVFRELFGDWSYDSNWLVYTLITETNFERAYLYSLKDGKSYPVSDGYSNVSDPTFDASGKYLYMTASTDAGPVVNWFDQSNQDMEFTNSLYLVTLQKDVTSPFFKENDVEVIQKEEKEEAKKKRDEENLKEPAKPEFKIDLDGLDHRIIDIPLPPGLYHDLSSPKEGELLFIEEIPHGQQPGKLKKYSLKDKKAISIIDVNSYDLAANGEKAFYYVNGSWGITTLTENPDKKPINVDGIQIKINPQAEFKNIFNEAWRVNRDYFYDPGMHGVDWIDMKKKYEQFLPDVAAKSDLYEVMEWMFSELAVGHHRFSSRGDSMNESQNIQGGLLGADFKIENDLYRITKIYGGLNWNPQLRSPLTEPGVNINVGDYILAVDGNEVKGTDNFYKFFENSANKIVTLTVSPTTSFKDSRKEKVTTISNEYALRNRDWVEGNIKKVDAATGGKVAYVWVPNTAYAGHEYFKRYFYPQANKDAIIVDERFNGGGQLADYVIDMLKKPLQSYWNFRYGEDLKAPNASIQGPKVMLIDEYAGSGGDYLPWMFRKYNVGTLIGTRTWGGLVGVLGYPEFIDGGIVTAPNVAFYSENGFRVENEGVAPDIEVQQTPKDVIAGKDPQLEKAIEVILEQLKKNPPKKMARPPYPIKTKN; this is encoded by the coding sequence ATGAAACGTATGCTAACAACAGCAATAGGAATTCTTATTGCCTTCAATTCTTTTTCCCAAAATTCAACAATTAATACTGAAAACACTCGCCTATTGGCTCAACCAGCCATTAGTGATTCCCAAATTGCATTTATTTATGCAGAGGATTTATGGGTTGCGAATAAAGATGGAAGCAACCCAAAGCGATTAACCATCGATAAAGGGGTTGAGGGGAGTCCTGTATTTTCTCCTGACGGAAAGACAATTGCTTTCAGTGCTAGTTACGACGGCAATAATGATGTTTTCGTAATCCCTTCATCAGGCGGCATTCCTAAACGTCTTACGTTTCATCCCGGCCCTGATTTAGTACGTGATTTTACTCCTGATGGAAAATCTGTATTATTTGGTTCCCAAAGAAAGGTATTTACCAACAGACATATTCAATTATTTACCGTAAGTGTGGATGGAGGAAAAATTACCCAATTACCAATCCCGAGAGCGTTTTGGGCAGCTTATAATAAAGATGGCTCAAAAATAGCCTATACCCCTGCCTATGAAGCTTTCAACCAATGGAAACATTATAGGGGTGGTACCGAATCCAAAATTTGGATTTTTGATACAAAGACCTATGATGTCGTAGAAATTCCAAAACCTCAAGGTGGAGCTAACGATACTAGACCTCAGTGGGTAGGTGATAAAGTGTATTTTAAAAGTGATAGAGATGGAGAATTTAATCTGTATAGTTATGATTTAAACTCCAAAACTGTTTCCCGACATACAAACTATAAAGATTTTCCTGTGCTAGATTTTGCCAGTAATGGAAGTGAACTATTATTTCAGCAAGCTGGTTACTTACATACTTTAAACCCTAATACAGATGCAACCCAACAACTAAAAATAGGTATTGCCACAGATTTATTAGAATTAAGACCACGATTTGTAAGTGGTAAAAGATATATCCGATCCGGTTCAGTTTCACCTACGGCTGCAAGAATAGTTGTAGATTTCAGAGGAGATGTTGTTACTGTTCCTGCTGAAAAAGGTGATACAGATAATATTACAAACACGCCAGGGGTGCATGAAAAAGAACCTACCTGGTCTCCAGACGGTAAGACAATTGCTTATTTTTCAGATGAAACTGGAGAATATGCACTGCATTTATATGACCAAAATGAACAAACTGCCACAAAAAAAATACCATTAAATGGGGCAGGATTTTATGCCAATATTCATTGGTCTCCAGATAGTAAAAAGTTGGCTTTCGTGGACAATAGCCGATCACTATATTTTCATAATAGGGAAACTAATAAAACTACGAAGGTCGCTTCCGATGTGCTATATACACCTGGGGTTTTCAGAGAATTATTTGGAGATTGGTCCTATGATTCCAATTGGTTAGTTTATACCCTTATTACTGAGACCAATTTTGAACGAGCCTATTTATATTCGTTAAAAGACGGAAAGAGTTATCCTGTTTCAGATGGTTATAGCAATGTCTCAGACCCAACTTTTGATGCCAGTGGAAAGTATTTATATATGACTGCCTCTACAGACGCAGGACCAGTGGTTAACTGGTTCGATCAGTCTAACCAGGATATGGAATTTACCAATAGCCTTTATCTTGTTACCCTTCAAAAAGACGTTACCTCACCTTTCTTCAAAGAAAATGACGTTGAAGTAATACAAAAAGAAGAAAAAGAAGAAGCTAAAAAGAAACGAGATGAAGAGAACCTTAAAGAACCTGCAAAACCAGAATTCAAAATTGATCTAGATGGTTTAGATCATAGAATTATAGACATTCCATTACCACCAGGCCTATATCACGATCTCTCTTCCCCTAAGGAAGGAGAATTGCTTTTTATTGAAGAAATACCGCATGGACAACAACCAGGCAAACTAAAAAAATATTCTTTAAAGGATAAAAAAGCAATTTCTATTATAGATGTAAACAGCTACGATCTCGCCGCAAATGGTGAAAAAGCATTTTATTATGTTAATGGCAGTTGGGGAATAACAACCCTTACCGAAAATCCAGATAAAAAGCCAATTAACGTAGATGGAATTCAAATTAAGATAAATCCCCAAGCGGAATTTAAAAATATATTCAATGAAGCTTGGCGAGTGAATAGAGATTATTTCTATGATCCAGGAATGCACGGAGTGGATTGGATCGATATGAAAAAGAAATACGAGCAATTCTTGCCAGATGTTGCCGCTAAAAGTGATCTCTATGAAGTTATGGAATGGATGTTTTCAGAATTGGCTGTTGGCCATCATAGATTCTCTTCAAGAGGTGATAGCATGAATGAAAGCCAAAATATTCAAGGTGGACTATTGGGTGCAGATTTTAAAATTGAAAATGATCTTTACAGAATCACTAAAATATATGGAGGATTAAATTGGAACCCGCAATTAAGATCACCTTTAACAGAACCTGGGGTAAACATTAATGTTGGCGATTATATATTGGCTGTGGATGGAAATGAGGTAAAAGGCACAGACAATTTTTATAAATTTTTCGAGAATTCTGCCAATAAAATTGTGACCCTGACAGTTAGTCCCACTACAAGTTTCAAGGATTCAAGAAAGGAGAAAGTTACCACAATTTCCAATGAATATGCCCTGAGAAATCGAGATTGGGTGGAAGGCAATATTAAAAAAGTTGATGCTGCCACAGGCGGAAAAGTTGCTTATGTATGGGTGCCTAATACTGCATATGCCGGCCATGAATATTTCAAACGTTATTTTTATCCACAGGCAAATAAGGATGCTATTATTGTTGATGAACGTTTTAATGGAGGCGGACAATTAGCAGATTATGTAATTGATATGCTAAAAAAACCTCTTCAATCTTATTGGAATTTTAGATATGGAGAAGATTTAAAAGCACCTAATGCTTCCATACAGGGACCAAAGGTTATGCTAATTGATGAGTATGCGGGGTCCGGTGGCGATTATTTACCTTGGATGTTCAGAAAATATAATGTTGGAACCTTAATCGGTACCCGCACATGGGGTGGATTGGTAGGCGTTTTGGGTTATCCAGAATTTATTGATGGTGGAATTGTTACTGCGCCTAATGTTGCCTTTTATTCTGAAAATGGATTCAGGGTTGAAAATGAAGGCGTGGCTCCTGATATAGAAGTACAGCAAACACCAAAGGATGTTATTGCAGGAAAAGATCCTCAATTAGAGAAAGCTATTGAAGTTATTTTAGAACAATTGAAGAAAAATCCCCCTAAAAAAATGGCTCGACCTCCTTATCCAATAAAAACTAAAAATTAA
- a CDS encoding M20/M25/M40 family metallo-hydrolase — translation MKNFLLLLLLVSFGNLTASYGQKLNRTEKKILKSVEANNIEAIEFLKEVVNINSGTMNHEGVKEVGKVFGDAFEQIGFNTSWIDMSEVNRAGHLFAEIKGNRGKRVLLIGHLDTVFEADSPFQEFTMVNDSIAHAPGGNDMKGGNVIILYALKALADNGLLKDAQIIAAFTGDEEATGKPLSISRKPLIDAGKRSDIALGFENSTGYNEATITRRGSSDWKVETSGVRAHSSEIFSDRVGAGAIFEMSRIINEFYNKVKGEEFLTFNPGILLGGTQMNYQQELSKGDVFGKSNVVAQTAVVYGGLRFISEEQKENARAKMREIAANNLPNTSAKISFIDSYPAMAPTEGNMAVLDELSQVSQALGQGKVEPYDPLKRGAADVSFVAAYTDCLDGLGAMGDFGHTPQETVNLNTFENLTKRAALLIYRLINQ, via the coding sequence ATGAAAAATTTCTTATTGCTATTGCTTCTGGTTTCATTTGGTAACCTTACAGCTTCCTATGGCCAAAAACTTAATCGTACCGAAAAGAAAATTTTAAAATCTGTCGAAGCTAACAATATAGAGGCTATAGAATTTCTTAAAGAGGTTGTGAATATTAACAGCGGCACCATGAATCATGAGGGTGTTAAAGAGGTTGGTAAGGTGTTTGGAGATGCCTTTGAACAAATTGGTTTTAACACTTCCTGGATAGATATGTCGGAAGTTAATCGTGCAGGGCATTTGTTTGCAGAGATAAAAGGAAATAGGGGTAAACGCGTATTGCTTATTGGGCATTTAGACACGGTTTTTGAGGCCGATAGTCCATTTCAAGAATTTACAATGGTCAACGATAGTATTGCCCATGCCCCAGGAGGAAATGATATGAAGGGTGGTAACGTTATAATTTTATACGCCTTAAAGGCTTTGGCAGACAATGGGTTGCTCAAGGATGCCCAAATAATTGCGGCGTTTACGGGAGATGAAGAAGCTACTGGTAAGCCGCTTTCTATTAGTAGAAAACCCTTGATAGATGCTGGTAAGCGAAGTGACATTGCATTAGGTTTTGAAAATTCAACTGGATATAATGAAGCCACCATTACAAGAAGAGGTTCATCTGATTGGAAGGTTGAAACCAGTGGTGTTAGGGCCCATTCCTCTGAAATTTTTAGTGATCGGGTAGGTGCGGGAGCAATTTTTGAAATGTCTAGAATTATTAATGAATTTTATAATAAGGTAAAAGGAGAAGAGTTTTTAACATTTAATCCAGGTATTTTGTTAGGCGGCACACAAATGAATTATCAACAAGAATTAAGCAAGGGTGATGTATTTGGAAAAAGTAACGTGGTTGCCCAAACTGCTGTGGTTTATGGTGGTCTACGCTTTATTTCTGAAGAACAAAAGGAAAATGCAAGAGCGAAGATGCGAGAAATTGCAGCTAACAATTTACCCAATACTTCCGCCAAAATTTCCTTCATAGATAGTTATCCTGCCATGGCCCCAACAGAAGGTAATATGGCAGTTTTAGATGAATTAAGCCAGGTTAGCCAAGCATTGGGACAAGGTAAGGTTGAGCCTTATGATCCCTTAAAGCGGGGTGCTGCGGATGTCTCTTTTGTAGCTGCGTATACTGATTGCTTAGATGGATTAGGGGCAATGGGAGATTTTGGCCATACGCCTCAAGAAACTGTGAATCTGAATACTTTTGAAAATTTAACCAAAAGGGCAGCATTATTGATTTACAGATTAATTAATCAATAG
- a CDS encoding YceI family protein — protein sequence MKKLVVLIGLISYVQIVAQTDASSIKVDFQIKNAGIMVDGHFDSIQAQLYLKKNQWESASLSGKVYAKTIKTGIALRDKHLINDDYFDTQAYPLITLNSISLKETKKGKLTGKFNLRIRETTQLVEIPITYTQNGKSILVKGQFSINRQEFGVGGDSFVLADDVLILFEATFPK from the coding sequence ATGAAAAAGCTCGTAGTTCTTATAGGTCTAATTTCATACGTTCAAATAGTTGCCCAAACCGATGCTAGCAGTATAAAGGTTGATTTCCAAATAAAGAATGCTGGGATAATGGTAGATGGCCATTTTGATAGCATACAAGCACAACTATATCTAAAAAAAAACCAATGGGAATCTGCATCACTTTCAGGAAAAGTGTATGCAAAAACCATAAAAACAGGGATTGCCTTAAGAGATAAACACTTAATCAACGATGATTATTTTGATACACAGGCTTATCCCCTGATTACTTTAAATTCTATATCCCTAAAAGAGACTAAGAAAGGTAAATTGACCGGGAAATTTAATTTAAGGATAAGGGAAACAACCCAGTTAGTAGAAATACCGATAACATATACCCAAAATGGAAAATCAATTTTAGTTAAGGGACAATTTTCAATAAATCGCCAAGAATTTGGGGTTGGCGGTGATAGCTTTGTCTTGGCCGATGATGTACTCATACTATTTGAAGCAACCTTCCCTAAATGA
- a CDS encoding VOC family protein produces the protein MENKGYLKHIHPVLPVQNVVAALFFYVNKLGFDILFADDPDEPKYAGIARDGIQIHLQWHDAKEWEVEVDRPMLRIETENVDALFTELNEKEVFHKDTKLMNSQWGTREFGFYDLYKNGLIFYTNLTSTT, from the coding sequence ATGGAAAACAAAGGGTATTTAAAGCATATTCATCCAGTATTACCAGTTCAGAATGTAGTTGCTGCATTGTTTTTTTATGTGAATAAACTAGGCTTCGATATTCTTTTTGCAGATGATCCGGACGAGCCTAAATATGCGGGAATAGCTCGGGATGGTATACAAATTCATTTGCAATGGCATGATGCTAAGGAGTGGGAGGTTGAAGTAGACCGACCTATGCTGCGTATAGAAACCGAAAATGTGGATGCTCTATTTACTGAATTAAATGAGAAAGAAGTGTTCCATAAGGATACCAAATTAATGAATTCCCAGTGGGGTACTCGAGAATTTGGGTTTTATGATCTTTATAAAAACGGACTTATATTCTATACCAATCTCACGTCTACGACCTAA